Proteins encoded by one window of Candidatus Paceibacterota bacterium:
- a CDS encoding dihydrofolate reductase yields the protein MQLKAIAAMSLNRVIGAGNRIPWHLPEDFRWFKRMTTGQVIVMGRKTYESIGKPLPNRTTLVLTRSAAPIPGVRTISDLSQLDPSDAALVGREIFICGGAQLYQQALPLCSDLYLTLVQRVIDGDTLFPPFEEQFVLAEEVLVRPDFKILHYRARGGSNPP from the coding sequence ATGCAGCTCAAGGCTATCGCCGCCATGTCGCTCAACCGGGTCATTGGCGCCGGCAACCGCATCCCCTGGCACCTGCCCGAGGACTTCCGGTGGTTCAAGCGGATGACCACCGGACAAGTTATTGTGATGGGGCGCAAGACTTACGAATCCATCGGCAAGCCGCTGCCCAATCGCACCACTCTGGTCCTCACCCGCTCCGCGGCGCCTATCCCGGGCGTGCGCACAATCTCGGACTTGAGCCAACTGGACCCTTCAGATGCCGCCCTCGTCGGCCGGGAAATCTTCATCTGCGGTGGCGCTCAACTCTACCAGCAAGCACTGCCGCTTTGTTCAGACTTGTACCTCACCCTCGTCCAGCGCGTGATCGACGGCGACACCCTGTTCCCTCCCTTCGAGGAACAATTCGTCCTGGCCGAAGAAGTCCTTGTCCGCCCCGACTTCAAGATCCTGCATTATCGCGCCCGAGGTGGCTCCAACCCGCCTTGA
- a CDS encoding TrkA family potassium uptake protein produces MICAVIGLGDFGRAAAIGLARAGAEVIAVDRNMDRLKLVQDEVALAVRMDATHRDALEAQGLAKADVLIAAIGQNFEAQVLVVVHAKRLGVKRVVARAVTEEHRRVLEAVGADEVFNPEEQAAHSMAQRLTISNIRNYFELADGFSVVEVKAPPEVVGRALRDLDLRQRFRVNLLAIKRMGPGPKGTQPITEFKAVPMPEDIIQADDILALSGSVLDLARFVGDNS; encoded by the coding sequence ATGATATGTGCCGTCATCGGGTTGGGCGACTTCGGCCGCGCCGCTGCCATTGGCCTGGCGCGCGCCGGGGCGGAAGTCATCGCCGTGGATCGCAATATGGACCGGCTGAAGCTGGTGCAGGATGAAGTGGCGCTGGCCGTCCGCATGGATGCGACGCACCGCGACGCGTTGGAAGCGCAGGGGCTGGCGAAGGCGGACGTGCTCATCGCCGCCATCGGCCAGAACTTCGAAGCCCAGGTCCTGGTGGTGGTGCACGCCAAGAGGCTTGGCGTAAAGCGGGTGGTCGCTCGCGCCGTCACCGAAGAGCACCGGAGGGTGTTGGAGGCTGTCGGCGCCGACGAGGTCTTCAATCCGGAGGAGCAGGCGGCGCACTCGATGGCGCAGCGGCTTACCATCTCGAACATCCGAAATTACTTTGAGCTCGCCGATGGCTTCAGCGTCGTGGAAGTGAAAGCCCCGCCGGAGGTGGTGGGACGCGCGTTGCGCGACCTGGACTTGCGCCAGCGGTTTCGCGTAAACCTGTTGGCGATCAAGCGAATGGGTCCCGGCCCCAAAGGCACCCAGCCCATTACGGAGTTCAAGGCAGTTCCGATGCCCGAGGACATCATCCAGGCCGATGATATCCTGGCGCTGTCGGGCAGCGTGCTGGACCTGGCCCGGTTTGTCGGTGACAACTCGTAG
- a CDS encoding SpoIID/LytB domain-containing protein codes for MIHEEPLLSVGIYQREAETRGVLNGRFVLPDKTAISGEFAVRPSEGRLVLTGSEGRELARGPEIRLVPEGNATFTLRGVTIGINFHWERKEDETFEGGLRLLPNADGTITAINDAGVEQYLKSVISSEMSATAPLELLRAHAITSRSWLVAMLERQKRFKNVGGPARRGRETADEIVRWYDREDHQLFDVCADDHCQRYHGITKIISPAAAQAVQDTRGVFLVHDGGICDARYSKSCGGRSEKFASAWEDVSVPYLESVSDAAAEHPLIASEEAAEQWVRSSPVAYCNTNDGDILRQVLPSFDQETTDFYRWRVAYTQEEIAALLRKRSGIDFGDVRRLEPLQRGSSGRIMRLRIVGSRRTVVVGKELEIRRWLSSSHLYSSAFVVRTDEAAGGVPAKFTLHGAGWGHGVGFCQIGAAVMAAKGFEAEAIVKHYFRGAELRKLY; via the coding sequence ATGATTCACGAAGAACCTCTTCTATCGGTTGGCATCTATCAACGCGAGGCTGAGACGCGCGGCGTGCTGAATGGCCGGTTTGTTTTGCCCGACAAAACCGCGATCAGTGGCGAGTTTGCGGTACGGCCAAGCGAAGGCCGCCTCGTGTTGACTGGGAGCGAGGGACGCGAGCTTGCCCGCGGGCCGGAGATCCGGTTGGTCCCGGAGGGGAACGCGACCTTCACGCTGCGGGGCGTCACCATCGGCATTAACTTCCACTGGGAACGGAAGGAGGATGAGACGTTCGAAGGCGGCTTGCGGCTGCTGCCGAATGCGGACGGCACGATTACGGCCATCAATGACGCGGGAGTTGAGCAGTATCTCAAGAGCGTCATTTCGTCCGAGATGAGCGCCACGGCGCCGCTCGAACTGTTGCGCGCCCACGCGATCACGTCGCGAAGCTGGCTCGTGGCCATGCTCGAACGCCAGAAACGGTTCAAGAATGTTGGCGGCCCGGCCCGGCGCGGACGGGAGACGGCGGATGAGATTGTGCGCTGGTACGATCGGGAGGATCACCAGCTGTTTGATGTCTGCGCGGACGACCACTGCCAGCGTTATCACGGCATCACGAAGATCATCTCGCCGGCGGCAGCGCAGGCGGTGCAGGATACACGCGGGGTATTCCTCGTGCACGACGGAGGAATTTGCGACGCGCGGTACTCGAAGTCCTGCGGCGGGCGCAGCGAGAAGTTCGCCAGCGCGTGGGAGGATGTCTCAGTCCCGTATCTCGAGTCCGTGTCCGATGCGGCCGCGGAGCACCCGCTGATAGCTTCAGAGGAAGCAGCGGAACAGTGGGTGCGCTCCTCGCCAGTTGCTTATTGCAACACCAATGACGGAGACATTCTGCGCCAGGTGCTCCCTTCCTTCGACCAGGAAACCACAGACTTCTATCGCTGGAGGGTGGCCTATACCCAGGAGGAAATTGCCGCATTGCTGCGCAAGCGGTCGGGCATTGACTTTGGCGATGTTCGGCGGCTTGAGCCGCTGCAGCGCGGCTCGTCGGGGCGCATCATGCGGCTGCGGATTGTCGGCTCCCGGCGCACGGTTGTGGTAGGCAAGGAATTGGAGATACGCCGCTGGCTCAGTTCCTCGCATCTATATAGCAGCGCCTTTGTCGTTCGGACGGATGAGGCCGCCGGCGGTGTGCCCGCGAAGTTTACCCTTCACGGCGCGGGCTGGGGACATGGCGTCGGCTTCTGCCAAATCGGCGCTGCAGTCATGGCCGCCAAGGGATTCGAGGCCGAGGCAATTGTGAAGCACTATTTCCGCGGGGCGGAATTGAGGAAGTTGTATTAG
- a CDS encoding thymidylate synthase yields the protein MTQYLELLRHVLEQGKLRTDRTGTGTYSVFGVQTRFPLAAGFPILTTKKLHLRSIIYELLWFLRGDTNVKYLHQHGVTIWDEWADKNGSLGRIYGAQWCDWRAPDGRSINQIDQAISQIRTRPDSRRIVVSAWNVGELHQMALAPCHALFQFFVQDGELHCQLYQRSADLFLGVPFNIASYSLLTMMVAQVCGLKPGTFVHTFGDLHLYSNHVEQARLQLTREPRPLPCLKLNPAVRNIRDFQYADFELSGYNPHPGIKAPIAV from the coding sequence ATGACCCAGTACCTCGAACTGCTGCGCCACGTGCTGGAGCAAGGGAAACTCAGGACCGATCGCACCGGCACCGGCACCTACTCGGTATTCGGAGTCCAGACCCGCTTCCCGCTGGCCGCAGGCTTCCCGATTCTTACCACCAAGAAGCTCCACCTCAGGTCCATTATTTATGAACTGCTCTGGTTTCTCCGCGGTGACACCAACGTCAAGTATCTGCACCAGCATGGTGTAACGATCTGGGACGAGTGGGCGGACAAGAACGGCAGCCTGGGCCGGATTTACGGCGCGCAATGGTGCGACTGGCGCGCTCCCGATGGGCGCTCCATCAACCAGATTGACCAAGCCATCAGCCAGATCCGCACGCGCCCCGACAGCCGCCGAATCGTTGTCAGCGCCTGGAACGTCGGCGAACTTCACCAGATGGCCCTGGCGCCCTGTCACGCGTTGTTTCAATTCTTCGTGCAGGACGGCGAGCTACACTGCCAACTGTACCAACGCAGCGCCGACCTGTTCCTGGGCGTCCCATTCAACATTGCCTCCTACTCCCTCCTGACGATGATGGTTGCCCAGGTCTGTGGTTTGAAGCCTGGCACATTCGTCCATACCTTTGGCGACCTGCACCTTTATTCGAATCACGTGGAGCAGGCCCGGCTGCAACTCACGCGCGAGCCCCGCCCGCTCCCGTGCCTGAAACTCAATCCGGCCGTGAGGAACATCCGCGATTTCCAGTACGCCGACTTCGAGCTGTCCGGTTACAATCCTCACCCGGGCATCAAGGCACCGATCGCGGTCTAG
- a CDS encoding PQQ-binding-like beta-propeller repeat protein, whose product MKIQCSCGAKYSFDLSPDMANNPVRFVCPACGLDASDFVNNMIRQELGAPAPAPVPAAISPQSAPQRAPAARVRIPNPESAAPMAANSPQRCHKHPDQFALEKCHICSKPICPKCMELFGYLCSPLCKGKAEAQGIEVPVYAGQKSVVEARSWRRTVRVTAGICGLALAVLGLWFWYAWFGSVPGVRYSVRFPERSYSGQSAFCGRDQLVFLHGDVLARHDLKLKKEVWSRQLVDTKQIDEAIARSMKNMQAIIDKANSDDPDNVPRMPDPEKLKKSMIRAAQEALALRVHGQNIWVLSPGKLTRYDRDNGAPVKEIQVPNTYGELFPQGDELLHWDSESGTPVVTRINLNTGESRTERVASLTTTSASTERADANTTGSATASAKSGSDKAGLPVGTPRKDTGKVMDPKKVAEQAENLSYPARIALPAILAHNMHQARTLAAYDDEPAGKNSAAAAEPEAADDALLIPSKAGFMQLSVRLLERRMTTRAAMKAPPAKSVLDGHLTVAQTADLANEMLNEAQRAVGGDVVREDESRYLVTIRQPEASDAWSGEVIGPPSLYPLTTVNVLAANKMVLVLDKANKKLWQSPLSYNVRGGYGGLEGDDAPNGVGPCVERKGTLYVIDEGVLTAFDLATGQARWRLPSIGIMGLFFDEQGMIYANTTTAGPDALKYPNQIDITRKDSSLVLKLEPRTGKVLWKADLGGVLNYLSGQYIYSTRAYQADLGEEGEAYTADSIAGRSSFLSIKRINPKNGRVMWEHCQDRAPLDVRFDQNTIRLVFRKEVQVLRFLSL is encoded by the coding sequence ATGAAAATTCAGTGTTCCTGTGGCGCCAAGTACTCCTTCGACCTCTCGCCAGACATGGCCAACAACCCGGTGCGCTTCGTTTGCCCCGCGTGTGGTCTCGACGCCTCCGACTTCGTCAACAACATGATTCGCCAGGAACTCGGCGCCCCGGCACCCGCGCCGGTCCCGGCGGCCATCTCGCCGCAATCCGCCCCGCAGCGAGCACCGGCCGCCCGTGTGCGCATCCCCAATCCGGAGAGCGCCGCGCCCATGGCCGCCAACTCCCCGCAACGCTGCCACAAGCATCCAGACCAATTCGCCCTCGAGAAGTGCCACATCTGCTCCAAACCGATCTGTCCCAAGTGCATGGAGCTGTTCGGGTATCTCTGTTCGCCGCTATGCAAAGGCAAGGCCGAGGCGCAGGGCATCGAGGTCCCGGTCTATGCCGGGCAGAAATCGGTCGTCGAGGCGCGCTCCTGGCGCAGGACGGTTCGCGTCACCGCCGGGATTTGCGGTTTGGCGCTGGCAGTGCTGGGGTTGTGGTTTTGGTATGCGTGGTTCGGCTCCGTTCCCGGGGTCCGCTATTCGGTGCGTTTCCCCGAGCGCTCTTACTCCGGCCAGTCCGCCTTTTGCGGCCGGGACCAGCTTGTCTTTCTGCACGGCGATGTCCTGGCGCGGCACGACCTCAAACTCAAGAAAGAGGTTTGGTCGCGGCAGCTCGTGGACACGAAGCAGATTGACGAGGCCATCGCCAGGAGCATGAAGAACATGCAGGCCATCATTGACAAGGCGAACAGCGATGACCCCGATAACGTGCCGAGGATGCCTGACCCGGAGAAGCTCAAGAAGAGCATGATCCGGGCAGCGCAGGAGGCCCTGGCGCTGCGGGTCCACGGCCAGAACATCTGGGTGCTTTCACCCGGCAAACTCACCCGCTACGACCGCGACAACGGCGCGCCGGTGAAAGAGATCCAAGTGCCCAATACCTATGGCGAACTCTTCCCGCAAGGCGATGAGTTGCTGCATTGGGATTCGGAATCCGGCACACCTGTTGTCACCCGCATCAACCTGAACACCGGTGAATCCCGCACCGAGCGTGTCGCCTCGCTGACCACAACCTCCGCCAGTACCGAACGCGCGGACGCCAATACCACCGGCAGCGCAACCGCATCGGCCAAGTCCGGCAGCGACAAGGCCGGTCTGCCCGTCGGCACTCCCCGCAAAGACACGGGCAAAGTCATGGACCCGAAGAAGGTGGCCGAACAGGCGGAGAATCTGTCTTACCCCGCCAGGATCGCGCTCCCGGCAATCCTCGCCCATAACATGCATCAGGCAAGGACTCTGGCCGCGTACGACGACGAGCCCGCCGGCAAGAATTCGGCGGCGGCCGCCGAGCCTGAAGCCGCGGACGACGCCTTGCTCATTCCCAGCAAGGCCGGTTTCATGCAGCTTTCCGTGAGGCTCCTGGAGCGGCGCATGACCACGCGCGCGGCCATGAAGGCCCCGCCGGCCAAGTCCGTGCTCGATGGCCATCTGACGGTGGCGCAGACGGCGGACCTGGCCAACGAAATGCTAAACGAAGCGCAACGCGCGGTTGGTGGGGACGTGGTGCGGGAGGACGAAAGCCGCTACCTGGTCACGATCCGGCAGCCCGAGGCATCCGACGCCTGGAGCGGCGAAGTCATCGGCCCCCCATCTTTGTATCCGCTGACGACAGTCAACGTGCTTGCCGCCAACAAGATGGTGCTGGTGCTGGATAAGGCCAACAAGAAGCTGTGGCAGAGCCCGCTCAGTTACAATGTGCGCGGCGGCTACGGCGGCCTGGAAGGCGATGACGCTCCCAATGGTGTCGGGCCCTGTGTGGAACGCAAGGGCACCCTTTACGTCATTGACGAGGGAGTATTGACGGCCTTTGACCTCGCGACCGGCCAGGCGCGCTGGCGCCTGCCGTCAATCGGCATTATGGGATTGTTCTTCGATGAGCAGGGCATGATCTATGCGAACACCACCACCGCCGGTCCCGACGCGCTCAAGTACCCCAACCAGATTGACATCACGCGCAAGGACAGCTCGCTCGTGCTGAAGCTGGAGCCCCGGACCGGCAAGGTCCTGTGGAAAGCCGACCTGGGCGGCGTGCTGAATTACCTCTCGGGCCAGTACATCTACAGCACGCGCGCCTACCAGGCCGACCTCGGCGAGGAAGGCGAGGCTTACACGGCGGATTCCATCGCGGGCCGGAGCTCCTTCCTGTCCATCAAGCGGATCAATCCCAAAAACGGCCGAGTCATGTGGGAGCACTGCCAGGACCGCGCCCCGCTGGACGTGCGGTTCGACCAGAACACGATCCGGCTGGTGTTCCGAAAGGAAGTGCAAGTGCTGCGCTTTCTGTCGCTGTAG
- a CDS encoding glycosyltransferase, translating to MAVAGSSTPRVTVDGKFFRLGEKKFHAKGVAYGPFAPNAAGQPFASLEQTVRDFEQIREMGANLIRVYDVPAKGFLDLAAEHELKVLIGIPWNQHLCFLDSPAQRKEARDAVRRAVSTCARHPAVFAFSVANEIPPDIVRWSGARAVADFIDDLVHEAKRADPGCLCTFTNYPPTEFLHPQSLDFACFNIYLHQPEPLANYLARLQMQVEGKPLLLGEFGLDSLREGEARQSELLELQIESAFRGGLAGAIVFTFTDDWWRGGRRVEDWQMGLTSRDRKPKPAFRTTQKMFHAAPYFPLPRYPRVSVVVASYNGERTLNACLSSLARLNYPDYEVILVDDGSADATRKIATAHPNVRYFHHEQNLGLSVARNTGIAAATGEIVAFTDSDCRVDEDWLHYLVGALLRSDFVGVGGPNLLPPEDSLVAAAVMASPGGPAHVMLTDRQAEHIPGCNMAFYKWALAKVGGFDPTFRAAGDDVDLCWRLQQAGLDIGFSPAACVWHYRRSTIAAYLKQQRGYGEAEALLIRKHPECFNSFGGSLWRGRIYASSQFGDLMRPPIIYRGLFGSAGYQFLYASAPAFNLMICTTLEYHVLVTLPLWVVSVVLHPLLPLAITSMLISLGVCVAAGAQAVPARNRRRWWTRPLVALLFLLQPLVRGWARHRGGLTHRPATLAAQPSLDSLGLRYSPASLRERQYWAEQRIDRLAWAAGILRQLDRQGWPNKPDTGWSDYDVEVYDTRWSRLQLSTVAEEHPQGKQLIRCRLRPRWAPRAKATFWLLCGTELLLCGFVGPRLPWLWWLLLTLPLFAWFLRCQQRNLRSLIAVFLDELAKEWGLTRVPAPDAHQSPAAPPRGP from the coding sequence ATGGCAGTTGCGGGCTCCTCCACTCCACGCGTAACTGTGGACGGCAAGTTCTTCCGACTTGGCGAGAAGAAGTTCCATGCCAAGGGTGTGGCGTATGGACCGTTCGCGCCGAACGCGGCGGGGCAGCCGTTCGCCTCGCTGGAACAGACCGTTCGGGACTTTGAGCAAATTCGCGAAATGGGGGCCAACCTCATTCGGGTTTACGACGTCCCGGCGAAGGGATTTCTGGATTTGGCCGCCGAGCACGAGCTCAAGGTGCTGATTGGTATTCCCTGGAACCAGCACCTGTGTTTTCTGGACTCGCCCGCCCAGCGGAAGGAAGCGCGTGACGCAGTCCGCCGGGCTGTATCCACTTGCGCACGCCACCCGGCCGTCTTCGCGTTCAGTGTGGCCAACGAGATACCGCCGGACATCGTACGTTGGAGCGGGGCGCGGGCGGTTGCTGATTTCATTGATGACCTGGTCCATGAAGCCAAGCGAGCCGACCCCGGGTGCTTATGCACATTCACCAATTATCCGCCCACTGAATTTCTGCATCCGCAGAGCCTGGATTTCGCCTGCTTCAATATCTACCTGCACCAGCCGGAGCCGCTGGCGAACTATCTCGCGCGCCTGCAGATGCAGGTTGAAGGCAAGCCGCTGCTGCTGGGTGAATTCGGCCTCGACTCGCTGCGCGAAGGGGAGGCGCGCCAGTCTGAACTGCTGGAGCTGCAAATCGAAAGCGCTTTTCGCGGCGGTTTGGCCGGCGCGATCGTCTTCACCTTCACTGATGATTGGTGGCGCGGAGGGCGCCGAGTCGAAGACTGGCAAATGGGTCTAACCAGCCGCGACCGGAAGCCGAAGCCGGCTTTCCGGACAACTCAAAAGATGTTCCACGCGGCGCCATATTTCCCGTTGCCGCGCTATCCAAGGGTGTCCGTGGTGGTGGCCAGTTACAATGGCGAGCGCACGCTCAATGCTTGCCTGAGCTCGCTGGCAAGGCTCAATTACCCGGATTACGAAGTGATCCTGGTGGATGACGGATCGGCGGACGCCACACGGAAAATCGCCACCGCCCATCCCAACGTCCGCTACTTCCACCACGAACAGAACCTCGGGCTATCCGTGGCGCGTAACACGGGCATAGCCGCCGCCACGGGCGAGATTGTGGCGTTTACGGACTCGGACTGCCGGGTGGATGAGGACTGGCTGCACTATTTGGTGGGCGCTTTGCTCCGGAGCGACTTCGTGGGTGTGGGCGGCCCCAATCTCCTGCCGCCGGAAGATTCGCTGGTCGCCGCGGCGGTGATGGCTTCGCCCGGGGGGCCGGCGCACGTGATGCTGACCGACCGCCAGGCGGAGCACATTCCCGGGTGCAACATGGCTTTTTACAAATGGGCCCTGGCGAAAGTCGGCGGGTTTGACCCGACCTTTCGCGCGGCCGGCGACGATGTGGACCTGTGCTGGCGATTGCAGCAGGCAGGGCTCGACATCGGATTCAGCCCGGCGGCGTGTGTTTGGCATTATCGGCGCTCAACCATCGCCGCCTACTTGAAACAGCAACGCGGGTACGGCGAGGCGGAAGCCTTGCTGATTCGCAAGCACCCGGAGTGCTTCAACTCCTTCGGCGGCAGCCTGTGGCGCGGCCGCATCTATGCCTCCTCCCAATTTGGCGACTTGATGCGGCCGCCCATCATCTATCGAGGTCTCTTCGGCAGTGCGGGCTACCAGTTCCTTTATGCCTCCGCCCCGGCTTTCAACCTGATGATATGCACGACACTCGAATACCACGTGCTGGTCACGCTGCCATTGTGGGTGGTTTCGGTGGTCCTCCACCCGCTGCTGCCGCTGGCGATTACAAGCATGCTCATCTCCCTCGGGGTGTGTGTGGCCGCAGGCGCGCAGGCGGTTCCAGCCAGGAACAGGCGCCGCTGGTGGACGCGCCCGCTGGTGGCGCTGCTGTTTCTGTTGCAGCCGCTGGTCCGCGGCTGGGCGCGTCACCGCGGCGGGCTAACGCACCGGCCCGCAACGCTGGCCGCCCAGCCGAGCCTGGATTCGCTGGGATTGCGTTACAGCCCGGCATCTCTGCGCGAACGGCAATACTGGGCCGAACAGCGGATTGACCGGCTGGCTTGGGCGGCTGGAATTCTGCGGCAACTGGATCGGCAGGGCTGGCCGAACAAGCCCGACACCGGTTGGAGCGATTACGATGTGGAGGTGTACGACACGCGCTGGAGCAGGCTGCAGCTGAGCACGGTTGCCGAGGAGCATCCGCAGGGCAAGCAGCTCATCCGCTGCCGCCTCCGCCCGAGGTGGGCTCCGCGGGCCAAAGCCACATTCTGGCTGCTGTGCGGGACTGAACTGCTCCTGTGCGGTTTTGTGGGACCTCGGCTGCCTTGGTTGTGGTGGTTGTTGCTGACGCTGCCATTGTTTGCCTGGTTCCTTCGCTGCCAGCAGCGGAATCTGCGGAGCCTGATCGCCGTCTTTCTGGATGAGCTGGCCAAGGAATGGGGCCTGACGCGAGTTCCGGCACCGGACGCCCATCAATCTCCCGCAGCGCCACCGCGCGGGCCCTGA
- a CDS encoding potassium transporter TrkG — translation MHSINIPSTLRLFSKSSRRPCGLPPFVMWSTGLLSLGTLLAEHGYEFSAAATARFHLVEAILAGVYLADRVLLLARGRNLWEVVQKFKVEYGVLALFAVLGIGLAISPAVAHKLARFFHLEDLWDLRLHGVMLFLVANVLAQLLRLQQRLLYRGLRPEWMLAGSFGMLIVTGTLLLSLPRVSARPDKPIGLLDAFFSATSASCVVGLSVRDPGTDFTPFGQGILLTLVQVGGLGIMTFVAFLAITSAESLPVPQMLAFRKMVGARTSATLRRQVWAIFSLTGLVEVAGAACLYASLPAEQDRLARVGWSLFHSVCAFCNAGFTLSAGSLTSLRTEPGALLVFMVLIFLGGLGFLVITDLLGLRVSRLPLIRSIAWVRRYNERVPVYRIPVQTRLSVLMTVILLSVGFAGFWILEAGNTLAGVPFHTQFWMSAFESVTCRSAGFTTVPTDQLHPATLLMIMALMTVGACPISTGGGIKTVTLAVLLLALRALVTGRERVEIYGRTVPQRVLLTALAVAVLFVLATALGVFGLSLSDPQIPFRAQVFEVVSALSTTGLSTGITPQLGPGSRLILCVLMFIGRVGPLSLFLAVARVRQPPRYQFPEEDLVVG, via the coding sequence ATGCATAGCATTAACATCCCGAGCACGCTCAGGTTGTTCAGCAAGTCGAGCCGAAGACCGTGCGGGCTGCCGCCATTCGTGATGTGGAGCACCGGGCTGCTTTCACTCGGCACATTACTGGCGGAGCATGGGTATGAATTCTCGGCCGCGGCTACGGCGCGGTTTCACCTGGTTGAGGCGATCCTCGCCGGCGTCTACCTCGCCGACCGTGTGCTATTGCTGGCTCGAGGGCGCAATCTCTGGGAGGTTGTCCAGAAATTCAAGGTCGAGTACGGGGTGCTCGCGCTTTTTGCCGTTCTGGGTATCGGGTTGGCAATCTCGCCGGCGGTGGCGCACAAGTTGGCGCGCTTCTTTCACTTGGAGGATTTGTGGGACCTCCGTCTGCATGGCGTGATGCTTTTTTTGGTGGCAAACGTCCTGGCGCAACTCCTGCGCCTGCAGCAGCGCCTTTTGTACCGGGGGTTGCGGCCCGAGTGGATGCTGGCCGGCTCATTCGGAATGTTGATCGTGACGGGCACGCTGCTCCTGTCCTTGCCACGCGTCAGCGCAAGGCCGGACAAACCGATCGGCCTGCTGGACGCCTTCTTCAGCGCGACCAGCGCGAGTTGTGTGGTGGGCTTGAGCGTTCGTGACCCAGGCACCGATTTCACCCCCTTTGGGCAGGGAATTCTGCTCACCCTGGTTCAAGTGGGCGGGCTCGGGATCATGACGTTCGTGGCGTTCCTGGCGATAACCTCGGCGGAGTCGTTGCCGGTGCCGCAGATGCTGGCGTTCCGCAAAATGGTGGGGGCGCGCACGTCCGCGACCTTGCGGCGACAAGTGTGGGCCATTTTTTCGCTGACGGGACTGGTGGAGGTCGCCGGGGCTGCGTGCCTGTATGCCTCTCTGCCCGCGGAGCAAGACCGGCTGGCACGGGTTGGCTGGAGCTTGTTCCACTCGGTCTGTGCCTTCTGCAATGCGGGGTTTACCCTGTCAGCCGGCAGCCTGACCTCCTTGCGGACGGAGCCCGGAGCGCTGCTCGTATTTATGGTGCTAATTTTTTTGGGTGGGCTTGGATTCCTGGTAATTACTGATTTGCTGGGGCTGCGGGTATCGCGGCTGCCGCTGATCCGCAGTATTGCCTGGGTGCGCCGCTACAATGAGCGCGTGCCGGTCTACCGGATTCCTGTCCAGACACGGCTCTCAGTACTGATGACTGTCATTTTGTTATCGGTCGGGTTCGCCGGATTCTGGATTCTCGAAGCCGGCAATACCCTGGCGGGAGTCCCTTTTCACACCCAGTTCTGGATGTCGGCCTTTGAATCGGTCACCTGCCGATCGGCCGGTTTCACCACGGTGCCCACCGACCAGCTCCATCCTGCTACGCTGCTGATGATAATGGCTTTGATGACCGTGGGCGCGTGTCCGATCTCGACGGGTGGCGGCATCAAGACCGTCACGCTGGCGGTTTTGCTCCTGGCGCTGCGCGCCCTCGTGACCGGCCGCGAGCGTGTTGAGATTTACGGACGCACCGTGCCGCAACGGGTATTACTCACGGCTCTGGCAGTAGCGGTGCTTTTCGTGCTGGCAACTGCCCTGGGAGTGTTCGGCCTGTCCTTGTCTGATCCCCAAATTCCATTCCGCGCGCAGGTGTTCGAGGTGGTCTCCGCCCTCAGCACGACCGGGCTGTCCACGGGCATCACGCCGCAACTCGGCCCGGGGAGCCGGTTGATTTTGTGTGTATTGATGTTCATCGGCCGGGTGGGCCCGCTTTCGTTGTTCCTGGCGGTCGCTCGCGTCCGGCAGCCGCCCCGCTATCAATTCCCGGAGGAAGATCTGGTCGTGGGCTAG